Proteins from a genomic interval of Colletotrichum higginsianum IMI 349063 chromosome 6, whole genome shotgun sequence:
- a CDS encoding Oxysterol-binding protein, whose amino-acid sequence MAGIEQLEIHSKSYIVRWVKVDEGHTISWSVQPHKKSINFGIVKHPGTGAAGLITNQNDEAAAPGSFTSGVAEPKKPFARRDSSTAQEQLANKGFIPIKWHGKCDADKVSTGTWDVPHGQGGMFGLVFDNTFSKQISKTATFVLLTYPTGAPPQTTAHSFPNLQAGSNATASKTSLPQMAAVTSASQDSLHSHMPAAGRPTSASGRSDGTTNYHTGILHKRRRKKGQGYARRFFSLDYSSCTLSYYYNRNSSALRGAIPLSLAAIAADERRREINIDSGAEIWHLRASNAKDFSDWAKALEKASRAARGVEEQQPNSNRAAPLRVNTTHLKPTQSNPDEDREWQQVETLVSRMVGTRDALRRLVKDMSTQRPVSMAASNYLSPGSTVSEEPDGYFAPPTTTEQPQRRPFWKRKSSNATPTASTAAAAASALAVPSPSSVTTVAANGSRHSKQKSVHEEKSTQEHCAAVLNDLDSVVAEFTTLIANSKRRRTPAPLSAAPSRRSMETVSTEEFFDAEAGETNSQIVRIAQSEDESPDSDADEHLSDSSSISSAQEDEGLGSEDTNCYPAKPKSLTPLPVDISVSRRSTIPPAMVQPPSLIAFVRKNVGKDLSTISMPVSANEPISLLQRVAEQLEYAQLLDEAVRQKEAKDRLLYVAAFAVSQFSTGRAKERAIRKPFNPLLGETYEMLRTEQEVPGGFRLLVEKVTHRPVRLAMQADSANWSFSQSPAPSQKFWGKSAEITTEGRVRVALRLPDGTDELYSWTHATMFLRNVVMGEKYVEPVGVMQICNDSSGAKASVEFRSKGMFGGRGEDVQVETYGPDGVHTGSSLSGTWTGGLRIVQAGKGAGQEIWRVGKLVDNAANTYGMTTFAAGLNEVTEIEKGRLPPTDSRLRPDQRLAEEGDLDQAEEWKVKLEEAQRARRRVLEENGEEHKPKWFVKVGQGPEGEEVWKLRMGKDSYWEERSKGTWSGLEEIFAG is encoded by the exons ATGGCGGGCATTGAGCAGCTTGAGATACATAGCAAG TCCTACATCGTACGATgggtcaaggtcgacgaaGGCCACACTATATCCTGGAGCGTTCAACCACACAAGAAATCCAT TAACTTTGGCATTGTAAAGCATCCCGGCactggcgccgccggcctcatcaccaaccaGAACGACGAAGCGGCTGCCCCGGGCTCCTTCACCTCTGGCGTTGCCGAACCCAAAAAACCGTTCGCCAGGAGGGATTCGAGCACCGCTCAAGAGCAGCTCGCCAACAAGGGATTCATTCCCATAAAATGGCATGGGAAATGCGATGCCGACAAGGTGTCGACCGGCACTTGGGACGTGCCTCACGGTCAGGGCGGCATGTTCGGCTTGGTTTTTGACAACACCTTTTCCAAGCAGATCTCCAAGACGGCCaccttcgtcctcctcacCTATCCGACCGGCGCACCGCCCCAGACCACCGCTCACAGCTTCCCGAACCTACAGGCTGGGTCCAACGCCACCGCCAGCAAAACCAGCCTGCCGCAgatggccgccgtcacctCGGCCTCCCAGGACAGCCTCCACAGCCACATGCCTGCCGCGGGACGCCCGACGTCAGCTTCGGGCCGCAGTGATGGGACCACCAATTACCATACGGGCATCCTGCacaagaggaggagaaagaagggCCAGGGTTACGCGCGTAGATTCTTTTCGTTGGATTACTCATCCTGCACGCTGTCGTACTACTACAACCGCAATTCGTCCGCCCTTCGTGGTGCCATCCCTTTGAGTcttgccgccatcgccgccgacgagcgccGCCGGGAGATTAACATTGACTCGGGCGCCGAGATCTGGCATCTGCGGGCATCCAATGCTAAGGACTTCAGCGATTGGGCCAAGGCCTTGGAGAAGGCCAGTCGCGCCGCGAGAGGCgtggaggagcagcagcccaACAGCAATAGGGCCGCCCCCTTGAGGGTCAACACGACGCATTTGAAGCCCACGCAATCGAACCCAGACGAAGACCGCGAATGGCAGCAGGTCGAGACTCTTGTCAGCCGCATGGTTGGCACCAGGGATGCGCTCCGTCGTCTGGTCAAGGACATGTCAACTCAGAGGCCCGTCAGCATGGCTGCTTCCAACTACCTATCCCCAGGCAGCACGGTGAGCGAAGAGCCCGACGGTTATTTCGCCCCTCCCACTACCACTGAACAGCCCCAGAGGCGCCCTTTCTGGAAGCGCAAATCGAGCAACGCGACACCCACAGcatccaccgccgccgctgccgcctctGCCCTTGCTGTTCCATCTCCTAGTTCCGTGACGACCGTTGCTGCCAATGGCTCGCGACACTCGAAGCAGAAGTCCGTCCACGAAGAGAAGAGTACGCAGGAGCACTGCGCAGCAGTGCTCAACGACCTTGACTCAGTCGTGGCCGAGTTTACAACCCTGATTGCTAACAGCAAACGCCGTCGAACACCCGCCCCCCTGTCCGCCGCACCCTCCCGGAGAAGTATGGAAACAGTGTCGACGGAAGAGTTTTTCGATGCTGAAGCCGGTGAAACAAACTCGCAAATTGTCAGGATTGCCCAAAGCGAGGATGAGAGCCCGGACTCGGATGCTGACGAGCATCTGAGTGACTCATCTTCCATCTCGTCGGCTCAGGAGGATGAGGGGCTCGGCTCAGAGGACACGAATTGCTATCCGGCGAAGCCCAAGAGCCTGACTCCGCTGCCGGTGGACATCTCAGTCTCCAGGCGGTCCACGATTCCACCGGCCATGGTGCAGCCACCGAGTCTGATTGCGTTCGTGCGAAAGAATGTAGGCAAGGATCTTAGCACCATTAGTATGCCCGTGTCCGCGAACGAACCCATCTCGCTGTTGCAGCGCGTTGCAGAACAGTTGGAATACGCTCAGCTCCTTGATGAGGCTGTCCGGCAAAAAGAAGCCAAGGACCGTCTTCTTTACGTCGCAGCATTTGCTGTGTCGCAGTTTAGTACCGGCCGTGCCAAGGAGCGCGCTATTCGCAAGCCCTTTAACCCTCTTCTCGGCGAGACGTACGAGATGCTGCGGACGGAACAGGAAGTCCCAGGAGGGTTCCGCCTACTTGTGGAAAAGGTCACACATCGCCCCGTCAGGCTTGCTATGCAAGCTGATTCGGCCAACTGGTCTTTCAGCCAGTCTCCGGCGCCATCGCAGAAATTCTGGGGCAAGAGTGCTGAAATCACGACCGAAGGCCGCGTCCGGGTCGCTCTTCGACTTCCGGACGGAACGGATGAGCTGTATTCGTGGACGCACGCGACCATGTTCCTGCGCAACGTCGTCATGGGCGAGAAGTATGTTGAACCAGTAGGTGTTATGCAGATCTGCAACGACTCGAGCGGCGCGAAGGCCTCTGTCGAGTTCCGGAGCAAGGGTATGttcggcggccgaggcgaggatGTCCAGGTGGAGACGTACGGACCGGATGGCGTCCACACTGGTAGCAGCCTCTCCGGCACATGGACTGGCGGTCTTCGTATCGTTCAGGCCGGAAAGGGCGCAGGGCAAGAGATATGGCGTGTTGGAAAACTTGTTGACAACGCTGCCAACACGTACGGAATGACCACATTTGCAGCGGGTCTCAATGAGGTAACCGAGATCGAGAAGGGCAGGTTGCCGCCCACGGACAGCCGTCTGAGACCGGACCAGCGGCTAGCAGAGGAGGGCGATCTCGACCAGGCCGAGGAGTGGAAGGTGAAGCTAGAGGAGGCACAGCGAGCCCGGCGTCGCGTACTCGAAGAGAACGGCGAGGAGCACAAGCCCAAGTGGTTCGTCAAGGTCGGCCAAGGCCCGGAGGGTGAGGAGGTATGGAAGCTGAGAATGGGCAAGGACTCGTACTGGGAAGAGAGGTCCAAGGGCACGTGGAGCGGCCTGGAGGAGATTTTTGCTGGTTAG